In Streptomyces chartreusis NRRL 3882, the following are encoded in one genomic region:
- a CDS encoding restriction endonuclease subunit S, whose amino-acid sequence MKNIREVPTECTVTEVGEIPSDWDVKLIGELGKVVRGGSPRPAGDPRFFNGSFIPWLTVAALTTLPESCMEVTETRGYLTKEGSEKSRILPADTVIIANSGATLGVAKILKLRCCANDGIAALIEQRAGSKEFLCYYINTQTEYLREVVAPGNGQPNLNTKLIRELPIPFPAEDEQRLIAEALSDVDGLITALDALIAKKQAIRQGLMQQLLTGRTRLPGFTKPWREVLLGEHVSYVKTVALSRAQLDNESPVRYLHYGDIHTRSSVTLDAAHETMPRVSSTLLRNAGRLQVGDLVFADASEDPDGVGKSVEVISVPSAGVVPGLHTIAARFDKSVLADGFKAYLQFIPAFRNALLRLAAGTKVLATTRSFISSIMLTLPDIDEQRAIALVIADADREIHGLLVRLAKARDVKQGMMQQLLTGRTRLPFKESVA is encoded by the coding sequence GTGAAAAATATTCGCGAGGTTCCTACTGAATGCACGGTCACTGAAGTTGGCGAAATCCCGAGTGATTGGGATGTGAAATTGATTGGGGAACTTGGCAAGGTTGTTCGAGGTGGCTCTCCTCGACCTGCTGGTGACCCACGATTTTTCAACGGAAGTTTTATCCCTTGGCTTACGGTAGCAGCGCTGACGACGCTACCTGAAAGCTGTATGGAAGTAACCGAGACCCGAGGGTATCTAACCAAGGAAGGTTCCGAAAAGAGTCGCATTCTCCCTGCCGATACTGTAATTATCGCAAACAGTGGCGCAACCCTGGGAGTTGCAAAGATCCTCAAACTTAGGTGCTGCGCCAATGACGGAATTGCGGCACTCATTGAGCAGCGGGCAGGCAGTAAAGAATTTCTTTGTTACTACATCAACACTCAGACTGAGTATCTTCGAGAGGTTGTGGCGCCGGGGAACGGGCAACCAAATCTAAATACGAAGCTTATTCGAGAGTTGCCGATCCCTTTCCCAGCTGAAGATGAGCAACGCCTTATCGCTGAGGCGCTGTCCGATGTTGATGGATTGATCACAGCCCTGGATGCTCTTATCGCAAAGAAGCAGGCGATCAGGCAGGGTCTGATGCAGCAGCTGCTAACCGGCCGGACGCGCCTACCCGGCTTTACCAAGCCTTGGCGCGAAGTTCTGCTTGGCGAGCATGTGAGCTATGTCAAGACAGTCGCATTGTCGCGGGCGCAACTAGATAACGAATCGCCCGTCCGTTACCTGCATTATGGCGACATCCATACCCGGAGCAGTGTCACGTTGGACGCTGCACACGAGACCATGCCACGAGTGAGTTCGACGTTGCTGCGAAACGCCGGTCGCCTCCAGGTTGGGGATCTCGTTTTTGCCGATGCGTCAGAGGATCCGGACGGAGTGGGCAAGTCGGTCGAGGTAATTTCGGTGCCGAGTGCAGGCGTGGTCCCTGGTCTTCACACCATTGCAGCGCGGTTCGACAAGTCAGTGCTGGCGGACGGCTTCAAGGCTTACCTCCAGTTCATCCCAGCATTTCGGAACGCCCTGCTTCGCCTCGCCGCGGGTACCAAAGTCTTGGCGACGACGCGTTCATTCATCTCCAGCATCATGCTGACGCTGCCTGATATCGACGAGCAGCGAGCAATCGCCTTGGTCATTGCCGATGCTGATCGTGAGATCCACGGCCTTCTCGTTCGGCTAGCCAAGGCGCGAGATGTCAAGCAAGGCATGATGCAGCAACTCCTCACTGGGCGTACTCGCCTTCCCTTCAAGGAGAGCGTTGCATGA
- a CDS encoding TIGR02391 family protein: MNTEWALKELDRFIGQTVMRNASGNGLITARNITAASNDEVAKQAQVVEQILEHVIPGWSSRYSESRNNRWTGHREAAIRAREALIRKQELDENLGENTPELSAAELHPWVRGGASSQWQSSHFREAVEGAIKKLNTEAQNKVGRRDVSEADLFKQAFTLDGPKAGKARLRRMKDDGSDTYKSVQRGAMNLAEGVFTGIRNPLSHEADQELSEQEALEYLAALRVLARWVDTPTVERAEGES; the protein is encoded by the coding sequence ATGAATACCGAGTGGGCGCTAAAAGAACTGGATAGGTTCATCGGCCAGACCGTGATGCGTAACGCAAGTGGGAATGGCCTCATCACGGCACGTAACATCACAGCTGCATCGAACGATGAGGTCGCCAAGCAGGCTCAGGTTGTCGAGCAGATTCTCGAACACGTGATCCCAGGGTGGTCGTCGAGATACAGTGAAAGTCGAAACAATAGGTGGACTGGTCATCGGGAAGCAGCGATTCGCGCGCGTGAAGCCTTGATTCGCAAGCAAGAGCTTGACGAGAACCTTGGTGAGAATACGCCTGAGCTATCGGCTGCCGAGCTGCACCCATGGGTACGGGGCGGCGCATCTTCGCAGTGGCAATCTAGTCACTTTCGTGAAGCTGTCGAAGGTGCGATCAAGAAACTGAATACCGAGGCTCAGAATAAGGTCGGCCGTCGCGACGTGAGCGAAGCAGACCTGTTCAAGCAGGCGTTCACGCTCGATGGCCCTAAGGCTGGCAAGGCACGGCTACGCCGCATGAAGGACGACGGCAGTGACACTTACAAGTCGGTGCAGCGCGGCGCGATGAACCTTGCCGAGGGCGTGTTCACTGGTATCAGGAACCCGCTTAGCCACGAAGCCGATCAAGAGCTCAGCGAGCAGGAGGCTCTCGAATACCTTGCCGCATTGCGTGTCCTTGCTCGTTGGGTCGACACCCCAACAGTCGAGCGTGCGGAGGGTGAGTCGTGA